From one Treponema denticola genomic stretch:
- a CDS encoding FKBP-type peptidyl-prolyl cis-trans isomerase: MKFIKNFTLVLCCACLFFAFTACKDKKAETEVSSENNAADEKEKNSVTEEEVGYAFGVIIAQSAKQDGIKLNPKHILKGYNAAMAKDFKETGLSDAQMVLNKAFQMAQEEKAAKALEEANAFLEKNKAKEGVVVTESGLQYEVLSKGKDDIHPNEDDEVEVNYIGKLIDETVFDDSYKSGSSVKIQLSRVIPGWKEGLQLMSAGAKFRLYVPPALAYGEQGIAQGGTVIIPGNAVLIFDIELVGISAKN, translated from the coding sequence ATGAAATTTATTAAAAATTTTACTCTTGTTTTATGTTGTGCCTGCTTGTTTTTTGCATTTACAGCCTGTAAGGACAAAAAAGCGGAAACTGAAGTTTCTTCCGAGAACAATGCAGCCGATGAAAAAGAAAAAAATTCGGTAACCGAGGAAGAGGTGGGCTATGCCTTCGGCGTTATCATCGCACAAAGTGCAAAGCAAGACGGTATAAAACTCAACCCTAAGCATATTTTAAAGGGCTATAATGCAGCAATGGCCAAAGACTTTAAGGAAACCGGTCTTTCTGATGCTCAGATGGTTTTAAATAAGGCCTTCCAAATGGCTCAAGAGGAAAAGGCTGCAAAGGCTCTTGAAGAAGCCAATGCCTTTTTGGAAAAAAACAAGGCTAAAGAGGGTGTTGTTGTTACCGAATCGGGTTTGCAGTATGAGGTTCTTTCTAAAGGTAAAGATGATATTCATCCTAATGAAGACGATGAGGTTGAAGTTAACTATATCGGAAAACTTATAGACGAAACTGTTTTTGACGATTCATATAAAAGCGGTTCCAGCGTAAAAATCCAATTATCAAGGGTGATTCCCGGCTGGAAAGAAGGCTTACAGTTGATGAGTGCCGGTGCAAAATTCAGACTTTATGTTCCGCCGGCATTGGCTTATGGAGAACAGGGAATTGCTCAGGGCGGTACGGTTATAATTCCCGGCAATGCTGTTTTGATCTTTGACATTGAGCTTGTCGGTATTTCAGCCAAAAACTAA
- a CDS encoding nucleoside kinase, whose product MASFKITFPDGTQKEFVNPVSARELVQYFPACPAPIVGIKVNNLVVPLNKTIDVQSNIEPVTLADREGSNFYRRTLCLILAAAAKELYPDLRLLMGHSLDYGYYYTLEGKNSGKVDFKAIKAKMDEMVAQDMPIDTRWLSYEEALEKFEHSNQPETHRLLNYTSKPRILINRLGSYEDLYFQPLMDRIGEVKVFDVMPYEDGFLLRFPRTSSPTKLSEFKDIPHLFEIYKEYKQWGKLVGVSSVGQLNDLITSRKIKDYVEITEILQNNKLAEIAKKITAKKTARVILIAGPSSSGKTTSAKKLSMQLKVLGYIPKVISLDDFYLGIAKTPKKEDGRPDFECVEALDIELLNDVLLRLFKGETVEMPSYDFKVSGRRPEGKMFTPEKNTIFILEGIHALNDKLTAKIDESLKFKVYLSALTQLNLDDHNRIPTSDNRLIRRIVRDAQFRGSPASRTIGMWGDVRSGESKYIFPFQGNADAVFNTALDYELSVLKVYAEPLLKAVKPNQKEYNEASRLLTFLGNFLPLPASFVHGQSILREFIGDSDFSYS is encoded by the coding sequence ATGGCTTCATTTAAAATAACTTTTCCTGACGGAACTCAAAAAGAATTTGTTAATCCGGTATCGGCACGTGAGCTGGTACAATATTTTCCTGCTTGCCCTGCTCCTATAGTAGGCATAAAGGTAAACAATTTGGTAGTACCCTTAAACAAAACCATCGACGTACAATCCAATATAGAACCGGTAACATTAGCCGACCGTGAAGGCTCTAATTTTTACCGAAGGACTCTCTGTCTGATTTTAGCTGCTGCAGCAAAGGAGCTCTACCCTGATTTAAGGCTCTTAATGGGACACAGCTTGGATTACGGCTATTATTACACCCTTGAAGGAAAAAATTCAGGTAAGGTGGACTTTAAGGCTATAAAAGCAAAAATGGATGAAATGGTAGCGCAAGACATGCCTATCGATACCCGTTGGCTTTCCTACGAAGAAGCCTTGGAAAAATTCGAACACTCAAATCAGCCTGAGACCCATAGACTTTTAAACTACACGAGTAAACCCCGAATTTTAATAAACCGTTTAGGCAGCTATGAAGACCTATATTTTCAGCCCCTCATGGATAGAATAGGTGAAGTCAAAGTCTTTGATGTAATGCCCTATGAAGACGGCTTTTTACTCCGTTTTCCAAGGACATCATCTCCTACAAAGCTTTCGGAATTTAAAGACATCCCCCATCTTTTTGAAATTTATAAAGAATATAAACAATGGGGAAAACTGGTCGGTGTTTCTTCTGTCGGACAGTTAAACGACTTAATTACCTCAAGAAAAATAAAAGACTATGTAGAAATTACCGAGATACTTCAAAACAATAAACTTGCCGAAATCGCAAAAAAAATAACGGCTAAAAAAACCGCAAGGGTAATCCTCATAGCAGGCCCTTCAAGTTCCGGAAAGACAACCTCGGCTAAAAAACTTTCAATGCAGCTTAAAGTTCTTGGGTACATACCTAAGGTTATAAGCCTTGACGATTTTTACCTCGGCATAGCCAAAACACCGAAAAAAGAAGACGGAAGACCCGACTTTGAATGTGTTGAGGCTCTGGACATTGAGCTTTTAAACGATGTCCTTCTCCGGCTATTTAAAGGTGAAACGGTTGAAATGCCTTCCTACGATTTTAAGGTCAGCGGCCGCCGCCCTGAAGGCAAGATGTTCACTCCGGAAAAAAACACAATCTTTATACTTGAAGGAATCCATGCTCTAAACGATAAGCTTACGGCAAAAATAGACGAGTCATTAAAATTTAAGGTCTACCTTTCGGCTCTAACCCAGCTTAATTTGGATGACCATAACCGTATTCCTACATCGGATAACAGACTTATAAGACGTATAGTCCGAGATGCCCAGTTTAGAGGAAGCCCTGCTTCAAGAACAATTGGAATGTGGGGCGATGTAAGAAGCGGAGAATCAAAATATATTTTCCCCTTCCAAGGAAATGCCGATGCGGTCTTTAACACAGCCCTGGACTATGAGCTTTCAGTCTTAAAGGTTTATGCAGAACCTCTTTTAAAAGCGGTAAAACCGAACCAAAAGGAATACAACGAAGCATCGAGACTGTTAACCTTTTTAGGAAACTTTTTACCTCTTCCGGCCAGTTTTGTACACGGACAATCCATATTGCGCGAATTTATCGGAGACAGCGATTTCTCGTACAGCTAA
- a CDS encoding CarD family transcriptional regulator — MSKKFVFSAKEVVVYPGQGVGTITDITKKEIAGEVIDYYVIYLADSDMTVLVPITGIDNLGIRRIVTKAEAEAALKFLSEDFEPIPIDWKARYQMNMDLFKSGKILDTASVVRSLYQRSKTKELPIQERKLYDSAYRIFQDEIAAALKMTKTEVEAAIHLHLEPLGGPIEKFKDEYDDDDDLIANDDERLDDDDMDEDDIEDSDYDDD, encoded by the coding sequence ATGAGTAAGAAATTTGTTTTTTCAGCAAAAGAAGTTGTCGTTTACCCGGGTCAGGGTGTCGGTACTATCACGGATATTACCAAAAAAGAGATAGCCGGAGAAGTTATCGACTATTACGTTATTTATCTGGCCGATTCGGATATGACGGTCTTAGTTCCTATTACCGGAATTGATAACCTCGGAATAAGGCGTATAGTAACAAAGGCAGAAGCTGAGGCCGCTCTCAAATTCCTATCCGAAGATTTTGAGCCTATCCCGATAGATTGGAAGGCCCGCTATCAAATGAATATGGATTTATTTAAAAGCGGAAAAATCTTGGACACAGCCTCGGTTGTACGTTCCCTCTACCAGCGCAGCAAAACAAAAGAGCTTCCCATTCAGGAAAGAAAGCTCTACGACTCAGCCTATAGAATTTTTCAAGATGAAATAGCAGCAGCATTAAAAATGACAAAAACCGAAGTAGAGGCAGCTATACACTTACACCTTGAACCGCTCGGCGGCCCAATCGAAAAATTCAAGGATGAATATGATGACGACGACGATTTAATCGCAAATGATGATGAAAGACTTGACGATGACGATATGGATGAAGATGACATAGAAGATTCGGACTATGATGACGATTAA
- a CDS encoding IspD/TarI family cytidylyltransferase has product MMTIKRLGFAAVITAAGQSKRMKLGIKKEYLSLPDHGNGVTVISECLLKFLQTKLFNVLVITVPEKDISTINNLIFNDKRIEEELAGKQTKIILTSGADTRQASVFNALIKLEEIKEKYQEDFKYVLIHDGARPWVSPELIKNVCSSVKKHEAVIPGYQAVDTQKIADKSGKITQHLKRSSVYSVQTPQGFNFEKVLEAHKNAAGNEKEYTDDSEIYGEFAGDVFICTGEVSNKKITFKEDIK; this is encoded by the coding sequence ATGATGACGATTAAACGTTTAGGATTTGCAGCAGTCATCACGGCTGCCGGACAATCCAAAAGAATGAAACTTGGAATTAAAAAAGAATATTTAAGTCTGCCGGATCACGGTAATGGAGTAACGGTAATCTCAGAGTGTCTTTTAAAGTTTTTACAAACCAAATTATTTAATGTATTGGTAATTACCGTACCTGAAAAAGATATTTCTACCATAAATAATTTAATTTTTAACGATAAAAGAATTGAAGAAGAATTGGCAGGCAAACAAACAAAAATAATCCTCACTTCCGGAGCCGATACAAGACAGGCTTCAGTCTTCAACGCACTTATAAAACTGGAAGAGATTAAAGAAAAATATCAAGAAGATTTTAAATATGTTTTAATCCATGACGGCGCCCGCCCGTGGGTCAGCCCAGAACTTATAAAAAATGTTTGTTCTTCAGTAAAAAAACATGAAGCGGTAATTCCAGGTTATCAAGCCGTTGATACGCAAAAAATCGCCGACAAATCCGGTAAAATAACCCAACACCTTAAAAGAAGCTCCGTATACTCGGTACAAACCCCTCAAGGCTTTAACTTTGAAAAAGTTCTGGAAGCTCATAAAAATGCCGCCGGTAACGAAAAAGAGTATACGGATGACAGCGAGATTTACGGAGAATTTGCCGGAGACGTTTTTATCTGTACCGGAGAAGTATCCAACAAAAAAATAACCTTTAAGGAAGATATAAAATGA
- the ispF gene encoding 2-C-methyl-D-erythritol 2,4-cyclodiphosphate synthase, whose protein sequence is MRTGLGYDLHRLVRGKKLMMGGVHIPFKKGEKAHSDGDVLLHAITDALLGACGMGDIGEFFPPSDKKWKDANSSELLSTVWERISKAGWKIQNIDCVIIIEEPKILPFREEIRKSIASILKIEKEQIFIKAKTGEGIGIIGKGKAVAALASCLIFCRHTQE, encoded by the coding sequence ATGAGGACAGGCCTCGGCTACGATCTACACCGCTTAGTTAGAGGAAAAAAGCTTATGATGGGAGGCGTTCATATTCCTTTTAAAAAAGGTGAAAAAGCCCACTCGGATGGAGATGTCCTCCTTCATGCTATTACAGATGCCCTCCTTGGAGCCTGCGGAATGGGAGACATAGGAGAGTTTTTTCCGCCAAGCGATAAAAAATGGAAGGACGCAAATTCGTCAGAGCTCTTATCAACAGTATGGGAAAGAATAAGCAAAGCAGGATGGAAAATCCAAAACATTGACTGCGTAATAATAATCGAAGAACCAAAAATTCTCCCCTTCAGAGAAGAAATAAGAAAATCAATAGCAAGTATTTTAAAAATAGAAAAAGAGCAAATTTTTATAAAGGCAAAAACCGGCGAGGGTATAGGAATAATAGGAAAAGGCAAGGCCGTTGCCGCCCTTGCCTCATGCCTTATATTTTGTCGGCATACTCAAGAATAA
- a CDS encoding SpiroCoCo family coiled-coil protein — MIYILFNLITLVICVGIIIAFRQSDKNNRSIEKAKRYGDKIKEDLEAFVNEKNSTLSDLSTELGVQQSKAIATVKRLDELRADFLVQSQTVEERSAAIQDIDRYITESGQTIQKLMDMTALAEKNLMEITREADFVDSLAKSINAARAQLNNLTESIPELKQNFAAEADAKLSEYKSKILDEMGLVINDVENRLASAQRDTGELLEVTSIKLQDLYKEAYNSAADKAGALQEAAFAKLKEETAERVQSYSKEFEETAAEIETQMDDNLSRTRQMASEFKTEWETQAKDYLAQMQSDFSRTEENISLRINSISERLKEAEDAVSVRSDALSSDLSQTEATMRSQFNSLASNFQDNVNSLSKFTDKKLNEFKIQTEERFTKFEKAIENVDSLKEEIEKSQDLIKNQMIADFSSYVNAAKQSQQNFFNEFTNNSEKIRERMKAIDAGIDDLKAKAYTNVSEKLKMFEDDFFADLAKRSEAINLSFDQWKDDVSANMTLLASENESARKDLEEKYKAELRVRLGQAAEEYKALFAKLDEKVKDVEAGLNSRVSAMDGTVEQYIESFRADVDQIKAKASQQLETELASYKEQVREAISNQNAELENTSKGLQEKLLSIREESEAKFETIKKDFETWKNRTDQQFTDARSFFDEKITNFAGLTENAIKNLDAKYNAQYKDFIAKSGDAFNGIQAKLNSVDTKVASANKAIDEHASEVTNRFNIEAEKLNEVINKKIKEAASEAELSVQGINDMILEVRNRLDETQEKVREKIQADADRLNSLIEEIDKKQNDFITQTKVFERADELKEGLEKDIASLKSEVTKFEVYKNAMDDLTLQYDKVTHLEEEAKQKVSRFMNERKNIELLEGEFIKLNTLSDSMDKKIIELTAVNDDLQQYQVQIRRLEEGIGDVNTRYERLEKKEAVLNQTLESIDSAFENLKTLESDIKQFKTEVSVIPPEMEKIKVTLETLLSNQGRAEAVCEKIESVDSTLDDLNSKMDNLKQARSWLAATETRLKEISSESEAQLKLMADLFKSEKPERNESGSPSLNVQENVLKLSRQGWKNNEIAKALNLSLGEVDLILEYADKI, encoded by the coding sequence ATGATTTATATTTTATTCAATCTTATAACACTGGTAATTTGTGTGGGTATTATTATTGCTTTTAGACAAAGCGATAAAAATAACCGATCCATCGAAAAAGCAAAAAGATACGGGGATAAAATAAAAGAAGACCTTGAAGCTTTTGTAAACGAAAAAAATTCTACTTTAAGCGATCTTTCCACGGAATTGGGGGTGCAGCAAAGTAAGGCTATTGCTACGGTAAAGCGGCTTGATGAACTTCGAGCCGATTTTTTAGTGCAAAGTCAAACAGTAGAAGAGCGCTCCGCCGCCATTCAGGATATTGACAGATATATTACCGAATCCGGGCAAACCATTCAAAAACTTATGGATATGACAGCCTTGGCAGAAAAAAATTTAATGGAAATTACAAGGGAAGCGGATTTTGTCGATTCTCTTGCAAAATCGATTAACGCTGCAAGGGCTCAGCTGAATAATCTCACCGAAAGTATTCCTGAATTAAAACAAAATTTTGCGGCCGAAGCCGATGCAAAATTAAGCGAATATAAAAGCAAAATATTGGATGAAATGGGCCTTGTAATCAACGATGTTGAAAACCGCCTTGCTTCAGCCCAAAGAGATACGGGCGAACTCTTGGAAGTAACATCAATTAAACTTCAAGACTTATATAAAGAGGCCTATAATTCTGCTGCAGACAAGGCGGGTGCCCTTCAGGAAGCTGCCTTTGCTAAGTTAAAGGAAGAAACGGCAGAAAGGGTTCAAAGCTACAGCAAAGAATTTGAAGAGACCGCTGCAGAGATTGAAACCCAAATGGATGACAATTTAAGCCGGACAAGGCAGATGGCTTCCGAATTTAAAACGGAGTGGGAAACTCAGGCAAAAGACTACCTTGCTCAAATGCAGTCGGATTTTTCCCGGACCGAAGAAAATATTTCTTTACGAATAAATTCCATATCCGAAAGATTGAAGGAAGCTGAGGATGCCGTTTCAGTACGCTCGGATGCTCTTTCTTCCGATTTAAGTCAAACGGAAGCTACAATGAGGTCTCAGTTTAACTCCCTTGCTTCTAACTTCCAAGATAACGTAAACTCTCTTTCTAAATTTACGGATAAAAAGTTAAATGAGTTTAAGATTCAGACTGAAGAAAGATTTACCAAATTTGAAAAGGCTATTGAAAATGTTGACAGCTTAAAAGAAGAAATCGAAAAATCTCAAGACCTTATTAAAAATCAGATGATAGCCGACTTCTCTTCTTACGTAAATGCGGCCAAACAAAGTCAGCAAAACTTTTTTAACGAGTTTACGAATAATTCGGAAAAAATCCGTGAACGCATGAAGGCCATAGATGCAGGTATCGATGATCTAAAAGCTAAGGCCTATACAAATGTTTCGGAAAAACTAAAAATGTTTGAGGACGACTTCTTTGCAGACCTTGCAAAGAGGAGCGAAGCTATTAATCTCAGCTTCGACCAGTGGAAAGATGATGTTTCTGCCAACATGACTCTTCTTGCTTCTGAAAACGAATCGGCAAGGAAGGATTTGGAAGAAAAATATAAGGCAGAGCTGCGTGTAAGGCTCGGTCAGGCAGCCGAAGAATATAAGGCTCTTTTTGCCAAACTTGATGAAAAGGTTAAAGATGTTGAAGCCGGTTTAAATTCACGGGTTTCTGCAATGGACGGCACTGTCGAGCAATACATAGAATCTTTCCGTGCAGATGTAGATCAGATAAAAGCAAAGGCTTCTCAGCAGCTTGAAACTGAGCTTGCTTCATATAAGGAGCAGGTTCGAGAGGCTATATCCAATCAAAATGCAGAGCTTGAAAACACTTCAAAGGGCCTGCAAGAAAAACTCCTTTCTATCAGGGAAGAATCGGAAGCCAAGTTTGAAACAATTAAAAAGGATTTTGAAACTTGGAAGAACCGCACGGATCAGCAGTTCACGGATGCCCGCTCCTTCTTTGACGAGAAGATTACAAACTTTGCCGGCTTAACGGAAAATGCAATTAAAAATCTTGATGCCAAGTACAATGCTCAGTATAAGGATTTTATTGCAAAGAGCGGAGATGCCTTTAACGGTATTCAGGCTAAGCTTAATTCCGTTGATACTAAGGTTGCATCTGCAAACAAGGCTATTGATGAACACGCTTCCGAAGTTACAAACCGATTTAATATTGAGGCAGAAAAACTCAATGAGGTAATCAATAAAAAAATTAAGGAGGCCGCTTCTGAGGCAGAGTTGTCCGTACAGGGCATCAATGATATGATTCTTGAAGTCCGTAACCGCCTTGATGAAACCCAAGAAAAGGTTCGCGAAAAGATTCAAGCCGATGCAGACCGCCTAAATTCGCTTATAGAAGAAATAGATAAAAAACAAAATGACTTTATTACACAAACCAAGGTCTTTGAAAGGGCTGATGAATTAAAAGAAGGTTTGGAAAAAGATATTGCTTCTCTTAAAAGTGAGGTTACTAAATTTGAAGTTTATAAAAATGCAATGGATGACCTCACTCTTCAATATGATAAGGTTACACATTTGGAAGAGGAAGCTAAACAAAAGGTCAGCCGCTTTATGAATGAGCGCAAAAACATTGAGCTTCTTGAAGGCGAGTTTATAAAGCTTAATACTCTTTCCGATTCGATGGACAAAAAAATCATCGAGCTTACTGCCGTAAATGATGACTTACAGCAATACCAAGTCCAAATTAGAAGATTGGAAGAAGGTATCGGTGATGTAAACACCCGCTATGAAAGGCTTGAGAAAAAAGAAGCCGTATTAAATCAAACTCTTGAAAGCATTGATTCCGCTTTTGAAAATTTAAAAACTCTTGAGTCGGATATTAAACAATTTAAGACTGAGGTAAGTGTAATCCCTCCTGAGATGGAAAAGATAAAGGTAACGCTTGAAACCCTTTTATCAAATCAGGGCAGGGCAGAAGCTGTTTGCGAAAAGATTGAAAGCGTCGATTCTACATTGGACGATTTGAATTCCAAGATGGATAACCTAAAGCAGGCCAGAAGCTGGCTTGCTGCTACTGAAACCAGATTAAAAGAAATTTCGAGCGAATCGGAAGCTCAGCTAAAGCTGATGGCAGATCTCTTTAAGAGCGAAAAACCCGAAAGGAACGAAAGCGGAAGTCCGTCGTTAAATGTGCAAGAAAACGTACTAAAACTGTCCCGCCAAGGCTGGAAAAACAACGAGATTGCAAAAGCTTTAAACTTATCCCTTGGGGAAGTAGATCTTATTCTTGAGTATGCCGACAAAATATAA
- a CDS encoding HAD family hydrolase has product MKYGISAIAFDIDGTLYPSWRFNLRIIPFLLKHFNFMSAFNKTRKDIRLWQEKNPDKVLSNFFDFQAEILAKYAGKNKEDVKNFLETEIYEGWKKRFARIKPYFFARESIEEFKRCGLKIALLSDFLPEQKNDVWGILPLCDAVFGTETIGALKPSPLPFKRLAEALDLPCDKILYVGNNLRYDVAGAKAAGMHTACIKSRLFILLKKVFVQKDNEKPDIYFSNYRQLLKFMI; this is encoded by the coding sequence ATGAAGTACGGTATTTCTGCTATAGCATTTGACATTGACGGTACGCTTTATCCTTCATGGCGCTTTAATTTACGTATAATTCCATTTCTTTTAAAGCACTTTAATTTTATGTCTGCTTTTAACAAGACCCGAAAAGATATAAGGCTTTGGCAGGAAAAGAATCCCGATAAAGTTTTAAGCAACTTTTTTGATTTTCAAGCCGAAATTTTGGCAAAGTACGCAGGAAAAAATAAGGAAGATGTTAAAAACTTTTTGGAGACTGAAATTTATGAGGGTTGGAAAAAGCGTTTTGCAAGGATAAAACCTTACTTTTTTGCAAGGGAATCTATAGAGGAATTTAAAAGATGCGGGCTAAAAATAGCCCTTCTTTCGGACTTTTTACCGGAACAAAAAAATGATGTATGGGGAATTTTACCCCTTTGCGATGCCGTTTTCGGGACAGAGACCATAGGGGCATTAAAACCTTCTCCTCTCCCATTTAAACGGTTGGCGGAAGCCCTTGATCTGCCTTGTGATAAAATTCTCTATGTCGGAAATAACCTCAGATACGATGTTGCAGGGGCCAAGGCAGCAGGAATGCATACTGCCTGCATAAAGAGCAGGTTATTTATCTTACTTAAAAAAGTTTTTGTTCAAAAAGATAATGAAAAACCGGATATTTATTTTTCAAACTATCGCCAATTATTGAAATTTATGATATAA
- a CDS encoding mechanosensitive ion channel family protein, with protein sequence MNINLEQIQTFVKENFTLPSFISILSFLGIILITYIFFKIIIKSLKKFTENKVSPAIQNLITKILQYTCLAVILMTIFKKLGININAFVGAAGIAGVAIGFAAQTSVSNIISGFFVLAEKAFKVGDRIQLGDITGNVESIDFMAIRVKTLDGNIVRIPNEVVIKGNLINYSSLPIRRIETKISVAYGSDMEKVESVLMEIPNRVPQILKSPEPFVFWSAYADSGIEVAFYAWGKNEDFLVIKNSIFKLIAELFEEAEINIPFPQMDVYINPERTKKQPY encoded by the coding sequence ATGAACATAAACTTAGAACAAATACAAACTTTTGTTAAAGAAAACTTTACCCTGCCCTCTTTTATATCCATATTGTCTTTCTTGGGGATAATTTTAATAACATACATCTTTTTTAAAATTATAATTAAATCGCTTAAAAAATTTACGGAGAACAAGGTAAGCCCTGCAATTCAAAACCTGATAACAAAAATTCTACAATACACCTGTCTGGCCGTTATCTTGATGACGATATTTAAAAAGCTAGGTATAAACATAAATGCCTTTGTAGGAGCCGCAGGTATTGCCGGTGTTGCCATAGGTTTTGCAGCCCAAACCTCGGTGTCTAATATAATTTCAGGCTTCTTTGTCCTTGCCGAAAAAGCCTTTAAGGTAGGCGACCGTATCCAGCTTGGAGACATAACGGGAAATGTAGAATCGATTGACTTTATGGCTATCAGGGTAAAAACCCTTGACGGAAACATAGTGCGTATTCCGAATGAGGTAGTCATAAAAGGAAACCTGATAAACTACTCAAGCCTCCCGATAAGGAGAATTGAAACAAAGATAAGCGTTGCATATGGAAGCGATATGGAAAAAGTGGAATCCGTTTTAATGGAAATCCCAAACCGAGTGCCTCAAATTCTAAAAAGCCCGGAACCCTTTGTTTTCTGGTCGGCTTATGCAGATTCCGGTATTGAAGTTGCTTTTTATGCTTGGGGAAAAAATGAAGATTTTCTTGTTATAAAAAATTCTATTTTTAAACTTATAGCTGAACTCTTCGAAGAAGCCGAAATAAATATTCCCTTCCCTCAGATGGACGTTTATATCAATCCGGAAAGAACAAAGAAACAGCCCTATTGA
- a CDS encoding tetratricopeptide repeat protein, with protein MHSELKEGINLYNKKDYQEALVFFLSVSTEDVLMKIEINYYIGLIYSRLSEYEQALEYLEQVVTASKDIAKVYQCRLILAFIYANTGRTRLAEFELSKLIEAGYESVQVFSSLAYVYYEHQETEKAIDYYEKALKTAPENSTALNGLAYILAETDRDLTRSLLLCKKAVEKQPENPAYLDSMALIYHKMNLPSEAKSYITRAKEKLPDNKIILKHFEMISSDAREA; from the coding sequence ATGCATTCCGAATTAAAAGAGGGTATAAACCTATATAACAAAAAAGACTATCAAGAAGCTTTAGTTTTCTTTTTAAGCGTAAGTACTGAAGATGTTCTTATGAAAATCGAAATAAACTATTATATAGGACTAATATATTCCCGCTTGTCGGAGTATGAGCAGGCTCTTGAATATCTTGAGCAGGTAGTAACTGCGAGCAAGGATATTGCAAAGGTTTATCAATGCAGATTGATTTTAGCCTTTATCTATGCAAATACGGGCCGAACCAGACTTGCAGAGTTTGAGCTTTCAAAACTTATTGAAGCCGGTTATGAGTCGGTACAGGTTTTTTCTTCATTGGCTTATGTTTATTATGAGCATCAGGAAACCGAAAAGGCCATCGACTATTACGAAAAAGCCTTAAAAACCGCTCCCGAAAACAGCACGGCCCTAAACGGTCTGGCCTATATCTTGGCCGAAACGGATAGAGATTTGACACGCTCATTGCTCCTCTGCAAAAAAGCCGTAGAAAAACAGCCCGAAAATCCGGCTTATTTGGATTCGATGGCTTTAATCTATCATAAGATGAACCTCCCTTCGGAAGCTAAATCCTATATTACTCGAGCTAAAGAAAAATTACCCGATAATAAGATTATACTCAAACACTTTGAAATGATAAGTTCTGATGCACGGGAGGCTTAA